One window of the bacterium genome contains the following:
- a CDS encoding isoprenyl transferase — MNLPKHIAIIMDGNGRWALGRNLPRIAGHREGMKAVERIIKAASDLGIKVLTLYAFSTENWKRPENEVSFLMNLFCEYIKKKIEGLMKNNVKIRTCGEIKKLPKKVLSLLEDACNKTKENKGLILNIALNYGARDEILRAMRKIVEKALKGEIRPDEIDEDLFSSFLDTHPLPNPDLLIRTSGEQRISNFLLWQIAYTELWITPVLWPDFTEEHLKMAINDYQERKRRFGGI, encoded by the coding sequence ATGAACCTTCCTAAACATATTGCTATAATTATGGATGGGAATGGAAGATGGGCATTAGGGAGGAATCTTCCAAGGATAGCTGGACATAGGGAGGGAATGAAGGCAGTGGAGCGGATAATCAAAGCCGCCTCAGACCTTGGGATTAAGGTTCTTACCCTTTATGCCTTCTCTACAGAAAATTGGAAAAGGCCAGAAAATGAGGTATCGTTTTTGATGAATCTTTTTTGTGAGTATATAAAAAAGAAAATAGAAGGGCTGATGAAAAATAATGTTAAGATAAGAACCTGCGGCGAAATTAAAAAGCTTCCCAAAAAGGTATTAAGCCTATTAGAGGATGCTTGTAATAAAACAAAAGAAAATAAAGGGCTTATTTTAAATATTGCTCTAAACTATGGAGCAAGGGATGAAATATTAAGGGCGATGAGAAAAATTGTTGAGAAAGCATTAAAAGGCGAGATTCGACCAGATGAAATAGATGAAGATCTCTTTTCCTCCTTCCTTGATACCCATCCTTTACCAAATCCCGACCTTCTTATAAGGACAAGTGGTGAACAAAGGATAAGTAATTTTCTTCTTTGGCAGATAGCATATACTGAGCTTTGGATAACGCCAGTTTTATGGCCTGATTTCACAGAGGAGCATCTTAAAATGGCAATAAATGATTATCAAGAAAGGAAAAGGAGGTTTGGAGGAATATGA
- a CDS encoding phosphatidate cytidylyltransferase, whose protein sequence is MKKFFAPLLFLPFLAYTTFIEEKIFFTILIGSVILLGLFEFYNMVQKEDWWFLGLLAGILLIGSASLGYKYPLFLSFLSSPFYGVIISSFILVLLFFGIFARKIVLAIANNSILAIIFGILYVGFLLSHLILIRGLSGGSFYLLYLFSVVWSADGGGWIIGKHFGKHRNIFPISPNKSIEGLIGAITGSVFISFLLGGYIGFSLLISFVSGFLFSLLGLLGDLAESSFKRNVGKKDSDSWISEYGGILDVFDSIIISAPIFYYLILFLGA, encoded by the coding sequence ATGAAGAAATTTTTTGCACCGTTGCTTTTCCTTCCATTTTTGGCTTATACAACATTTATAGAGGAGAAGATATTTTTTACAATCTTAATAGGCTCTGTTATCCTCCTTGGGCTATTTGAATTCTATAATATGGTACAAAAAGAGGATTGGTGGTTTTTGGGTCTTTTGGCTGGAATTCTTCTTATAGGAAGTGCCTCATTAGGTTATAAATATCCATTATTTCTTTCTTTTCTTTCAAGCCCATTTTATGGGGTAATTATTTCCTCTTTTATCCTTGTTCTTCTCTTTTTTGGAATTTTTGCAAGAAAAATTGTTTTAGCAATAGCAAACAATAGCATCCTCGCTATTATCTTTGGCATTCTTTATGTTGGATTTCTATTAAGCCACCTTATTCTTATAAGAGGGCTTTCTGGCGGAAGTTTTTATCTTCTATACCTTTTCTCGGTTGTTTGGTCGGCTGATGGAGGTGGATGGATAATAGGAAAGCATTTTGGAAAGCACCGAAATATATTTCCCATATCTCCAAACAAATCCATTGAGGGGCTTATTGGAGCCATTACTGGCTCTGTTTTTATCTCATTTCTTCTTGGAGGTTATATAGGTTTTTCTCTTTTGATCTCTTTTGTCTCTGGGTTTTTATTTAGCCTTCTTGGCTTATTGGGAGACCTTGCTGAATCAAGCTTTAAAAGGAATGTAGGGAAAAAGGATTCAGATTCGTGGATATCCGAATATGGTGGAATCCTTGATGTCTTTGATTCAATAATCATATCTGCCCCAATTTTTTATTACCTCATTTTATTTTTGGGGGCGTAG
- a CDS encoding translocation/assembly module TamB domain-containing protein, with protein sequence FIEYGKFGEIPINQGFCNVKLENGIFVENLELLVDGITSIYSSFEIKEDKIDAPILITNIKTDRILKNLKAKVDFKGRLIGFLKNPSIFGQIYSTSPKIIADIMIIEDTFTIKNGRVNNTTFELDVFLSSKTISGFAGFNNENLSSLSNIFLIPPHISGIAQGSATFSGFITNPEIIGRIKVLNPTFFQGINADSISLCFKVKDKAFSSSGDITLDDGFISIDTDIFSGGEIESKGNACSFKIAELPISGSFSFNGLYKDKTMDGTLFTRNIIISGYRIPDITEAMQYQELEGINLSGMVSGSIKKGVCNLVVSFDNLQIGPAKVTGKITAKGEVRDLEIDGEISIVGSDLFLPIFQEPLDDVSCRLSIDDSEIKILSFAGRTKKTKIILQQISENRLEVKTSGEPIKIDIPGIIKGEASCELIIENIEDELVSKGKIIVSNARFTYPPTKQGLGGGFLNQFIYGPKIEAGHNVWFYNEFCDIEIGKGGWIRLVKEKDMIKASGFCHSKRGIVEYLSSNFSIGSADFEFRDGIPYLTGYAGATIDGIPLRLSHSGILSLPLKLSLSSPSFPEKSEDELVRIIQGKKEKPVGIIASVVGKRITKGLASSIQSLVRLDLEVITPFAENIFQGTQTYSYSLVGTEVKIGRYLTERCYLIYEGRIEDYKSEKYRYKHRIGFEYDVGKRTRIRYLYTPKGEREDEDYEIGIKKDVSF encoded by the coding sequence TTTTTATAGAATATGGAAAATTTGGAGAAATTCCTATAAATCAGGGCTTTTGCAATGTTAAATTAGAAAATGGAATCTTTGTAGAAAACCTTGAGCTTTTGGTGGATGGGATAACATCAATTTATAGCTCATTTGAGATAAAAGAAGATAAAATAGATGCACCAATTCTTATCACAAATATAAAAACAGATAGAATTTTAAAAAACCTCAAAGCAAAGGTAGATTTTAAGGGAAGGCTTATTGGCTTTCTAAAAAACCCCTCCATATTCGGACAAATTTATTCTACATCGCCAAAGATCATCGCTGATATAATGATAATTGAGGATACCTTTACCATAAAAAATGGAAGGGTTAATAACACCACCTTTGAGCTTGATGTTTTTCTTAGCTCAAAAACCATATCGGGTTTTGCCGGGTTTAATAATGAGAACCTCTCAAGCCTTTCAAACATCTTCCTCATTCCCCCCCATATCTCTGGAATAGCACAGGGGAGCGCCACATTTTCTGGTTTTATCACAAATCCAGAGATTATAGGGAGGATTAAGGTCTTAAACCCAACATTCTTTCAAGGAATAAACGCAGATTCTATTAGCCTTTGTTTTAAGGTAAAGGATAAGGCTTTTTCATCAAGCGGAGATATTACACTTGATGATGGATTTATCTCTATTGATACAGACATTTTTTCTGGGGGAGAAATTGAAAGTAAAGGAAATGCTTGTTCCTTCAAAATTGCCGAGCTTCCCATTAGTGGCTCTTTCTCATTTAATGGCTTATATAAAGATAAAACAATGGATGGCACGCTTTTTACAAGGAATATCATTATATCAGGCTATAGAATTCCCGATATTACAGAAGCTATGCAATATCAGGAATTGGAAGGGATAAATCTTTCTGGTATGGTTTCTGGGTCTATAAAGAAAGGTGTTTGTAACCTTGTTGTTTCTTTTGATAATTTACAAATAGGTCCTGCCAAAGTTACAGGAAAGATTACAGCAAAGGGAGAGGTAAGGGATTTAGAGATAGATGGAGAAATAAGCATTGTTGGTTCAGATCTTTTTCTTCCTATATTTCAAGAACCACTTGATGATGTATCTTGTAGGCTTTCTATAGATGATAGCGAGATTAAAATCTTAAGTTTTGCTGGAAGGACAAAGAAAACAAAGATTATCTTACAACAAATTTCAGAAAATAGGCTTGAGGTTAAGACAAGTGGAGAGCCAATAAAAATAGATATTCCTGGTATTATAAAAGGAGAGGCATCCTGTGAGCTTATCATTGAAAATATTGAGGATGAGCTGGTAAGCAAGGGTAAAATTATTGTTTCTAACGCAAGATTTACATATCCTCCAACAAAGCAAGGTTTGGGTGGAGGGTTTTTAAACCAATTTATCTATGGACCAAAGATTGAAGCTGGTCATAATGTATGGTTTTATAATGAGTTTTGTGATATAGAGATAGGAAAAGGGGGTTGGATAAGGCTTGTTAAGGAGAAAGATATGATAAAAGCAAGTGGTTTTTGCCATTCAAAAAGGGGAATAGTTGAATACCTTTCCTCTAATTTTTCTATTGGTAGCGCAGATTTTGAATTTAGGGATGGAATTCCTTATCTTACCGGATATGCAGGTGCAACAATTGATGGAATTCCTTTAAGGCTTTCTCACAGCGGAATACTCTCTTTACCCTTAAAACTTTCCCTTTCCTCTCCTTCCTTTCCAGAGAAAAGCGAAGATGAGCTTGTTAGGATAATCCAAGGAAAAAAGGAAAAACCAGTTGGGATTATTGCAAGCGTGGTTGGAAAGAGGATAACAAAAGGGCTTGCCTCCTCTATTCAGAGCCTTGTAAGGCTAGACCTTGAGGTTATAACCCCATTTGCTGAAAATATATTCCAAGGAACACAAACATATAGCTATAGCCTTGTTGGAACAGAGGTAAAGATAGGAAGGTATTTAACCGAGAGGTGTTATCTTATATATGAGGGCCGTATTGAGGATTATAAAAGTGAAAAATATAGGTATAAGCATAGGATAGGCTTTGAATATGATGTAGGAAAAAGAACACGGATTAGATACCTCTATACACCAAAAGGGGAAAGGGAAGATGAAGATTATGAGATTGGCATTAAGAAAGATGTCAGTTTTTAG
- a CDS encoding GAF domain-containing protein produces the protein MKEDAWEKEKELEKNIALLSILYSTAVWNIKAETEDEIMRIGLDRINEVLKPEIAAILALRDGFLRIVAGTGIPKSICEKTKIEVGVGTCGEVFLTGRPITIPSLSKDPSFIDPFVKEVPVKSVFCYPIRIDDNITGVVWLGFLSSHPPLKEEEWLVSLVAERLALSLQIHRLKTSK, from the coding sequence ATGAAAGAAGATGCATGGGAAAAAGAAAAGGAGTTAGAGAAAAATATAGCCTTGCTCTCCATCCTCTATTCAACAGCTGTCTGGAATATAAAAGCAGAAACAGAGGATGAGATTATGAGGATTGGCCTAGATAGGATAAATGAGGTCTTAAAGCCAGAGATTGCGGCAATTCTGGCTTTAAGGGATGGATTTTTAAGGATTGTAGCAGGAACAGGGATTCCTAAATCTATATGCGAAAAGACAAAAATAGAGGTAGGCGTTGGTACCTGCGGAGAGGTATTTCTTACCGGAAGACCCATAACAATTCCCTCTCTTTCAAAAGACCCATCATTTATTGACCCATTTGTTAAGGAAGTGCCGGTAAAGAGTGTTTTCTGCTATCCAATAAGGATAGATGATAATATTACAGGCGTTGTATGGCTTGGCTTCTTATCCTCTCATCCTCCCTTGAAAGAAGAGGAATGGCTTGTTTCTTTAGTAGCTGAAAGGCTTGCCTTAAGCCTGCAAATCCATAGGCTAAAAACCTCTAAATGA
- the mltG gene encoding endolytic transglycosylase MltG has product MAKKGKKKKHLRLFLIPLFPIFILLIAFNVYFPKDISGGIKIISIKRGMSGEEIANLLKKEGIIRDKYIFEFLIILKNKETKIMAGDYLLSPSLNMIDTLSKLTKGEAIKSCFTIPPGYNIYQIAELLDKKGFADKRRFLELAKDKAFIGSLGFSLNTLEGLLFPDTYCVSKGMQESEIIRIIIERFKRVFKEEDTKMTKKLGLSMYQVLILASIIEKETSILSEMPIISSVFHNRLKRNMKLNSCPTVIYALYPNFDGNIRKEDLDISSPYNTYRHNGLPPSPISNPGIFAIKAALHPANIDYLYFVSMNNGRHKFSRTLAEHNIAVSKYQPKIK; this is encoded by the coding sequence TTGGCAAAAAAAGGAAAGAAAAAAAAGCATTTAAGGTTATTTCTTATCCCCCTTTTTCCTATTTTTATCCTCCTTATCGCCTTTAATGTCTATTTTCCAAAGGATATCTCAGGAGGAATAAAAATAATTAGCATAAAGAGGGGGATGTCTGGAGAAGAAATAGCCAATCTTCTTAAAAAAGAGGGGATAATCAGAGATAAATATATCTTTGAGTTTCTTATTATCCTTAAAAATAAAGAAACAAAAATTATGGCAGGCGATTATCTTCTTTCTCCCTCCTTAAATATGATAGACACTCTTTCAAAACTAACCAAAGGCGAGGCTATAAAATCTTGTTTTACCATCCCCCCTGGTTATAATATCTATCAAATAGCAGAGCTTTTGGATAAAAAGGGGTTTGCTGATAAAAGAAGATTCCTTGAATTAGCTAAAGATAAAGCGTTTATAGGAAGTTTAGGCTTTTCTCTTAATACACTAGAAGGGCTTTTATTCCCTGATACATATTGTGTATCAAAGGGGATGCAGGAAAGCGAGATAATAAGGATAATCATTGAAAGGTTTAAAAGGGTATTTAAAGAAGAGGATACCAAAATGACAAAGAAATTAGGTTTGTCTATGTATCAAGTTCTTATCCTTGCCTCCATCATTGAAAAAGAAACAAGTATTTTGAGCGAGATGCCCATTATTTCTTCTGTTTTTCATAATAGATTGAAAAGAAATATGAAGCTTAATAGCTGCCCAACGGTTATCTATGCCTTATACCCTAATTTTGATGGGAATATAAGGAAGGAAGACCTTGATATTTCCTCTCCCTATAATACATATAGACATAATGGCCTTCCTCCATCTCCTATTTCAAACCCTGGGATTTTTGCGATAAAAGCCGCATTGCATCCAGCGAATATTGATTACCTATATTTTGTCAGTATGAACAATGGAAGGCATAAATTTTCAAGGACACTGGCTGAGCATAATATAGCGGTTTCAAAATACCAACCAAAGATAAAATGA
- a CDS encoding IS630 family transposase — MKDSGIEVWAEDEVHFQRTSTLIRAWALKGKQPHILSASTKEKIGFFGAVSLKSGQFVTQTAPTFNSKAFNNFLCHLLGYIHKPTLLILDRASYHRAKSLKPFLAEHQDYLKIVFLPPYSPELNPIERVWKITRRRVIHNRYFPTLKELEETLTAQFAQ; from the coding sequence TTGAAAGATTCTGGTATCGAGGTTTGGGCAGAAGACGAAGTTCATTTTCAAAGAACCAGTACTCTTATTCGTGCTTGGGCTCTCAAGGGAAAACAACCTCATATCCTTTCGGCATCTACCAAAGAAAAGATTGGTTTCTTTGGAGCAGTCAGTTTGAAAAGTGGTCAATTTGTAACTCAAACAGCTCCTACTTTCAATTCCAAAGCATTCAACAATTTTCTCTGCCATTTGCTCGGATATATTCACAAACCCACTCTTTTGATTTTAGATCGTGCCAGTTATCACAGGGCAAAGAGTTTAAAACCTTTTCTTGCAGAACACCAAGATTATCTCAAGATAGTTTTTTTGCCTCCATATTCACCAGAACTCAATCCAATCGAACGGGTCTGGAAAATCACCCGTCGGCGGGTAATACACAATCGTTACTTTCCTACCCTAAAAGAGCTCGAAGAGACTCTCACTGCCCAATTTGCTCAATGA
- a CDS encoding PorV/PorQ family protein: protein MFLIFLAIFIPALLEARVDTGADFLKFITGARATGLAGAIVGLADDVSSLHYNPAGISEIEKNELLFMESEAIMECGYEYFGFTKRVNENSGIGFAILYFHAPEMLRTKENKNVPEGYEILGTIEYYDLMASLSYGKRIKDNLSIGGTIKGIHRMISPDKGYTGAIDFGMLYKHKDNMKFGLSIQNIGPDIWGDKLPMLAQIGGSYRIESFVLTSTISHHLLSNSSFEYRVGAEYWYWKNISLRAGYYSLEGDLTGATLGCGVRLRDWFQFDFAQFPASLNKPLQGSLIIRF from the coding sequence GTGTTTCTTATTTTTCTTGCAATTTTTATCCCTGCTCTCCTGGAGGCTCGGGTTGATACAGGTGCAGATTTTCTAAAGTTCATAACCGGAGCAAGGGCAACAGGCTTGGCGGGTGCAATTGTTGGCTTGGCAGATGATGTCTCATCCCTGCATTATAATCCCGCAGGCATCTCTGAGATAGAAAAAAATGAGCTTCTCTTTATGGAGAGCGAGGCGATTATGGAATGTGGATATGAATATTTTGGATTTACAAAAAGGGTTAATGAAAATTCTGGGATTGGGTTTGCCATTTTATACTTTCATGCCCCAGAGATGTTAAGAACAAAGGAAAATAAGAATGTGCCAGAGGGATACGAGATCCTTGGAACAATAGAATACTATGACCTTATGGCAAGCCTGTCCTATGGAAAAAGGATAAAGGATAACCTTTCAATTGGTGGAACAATCAAGGGAATACATAGGATGATAAGCCCAGACAAGGGATATACAGGTGCAATTGATTTTGGAATGCTCTATAAACATAAAGATAATATGAAATTTGGTCTTTCAATACAGAATATTGGTCCAGATATATGGGGAGATAAGCTTCCAATGTTGGCTCAGATAGGAGGATCATACAGGATTGAAAGCTTTGTTTTAACCTCTACAATAAGCCATCACCTTCTTTCTAATTCTAGCTTTGAATATAGGGTTGGTGCGGAATATTGGTATTGGAAAAATATATCCCTTCGTGCAGGGTATTACTCCCTTGAAGGAGACCTTACAGGTGCAACATTGGGATGTGGGGTAAGATTAAGAGATTGGTTTCAGTTTGATTTTGCCCAGTTTCCAGCAAGCCTTAACAAACCCCTCCAAGGCTCCCTGATTATAAGATTTTAG